In Drosophila simulans strain w501 chromosome X, Prin_Dsim_3.1, whole genome shotgun sequence, one DNA window encodes the following:
- the LOC120285393 gene encoding loricrin-like — protein sequence MGAAAVAALPGTTFASAALVVAAPHLVQASSTPSSPGLLLPGSPPSGPPFPASYPLLGRVIADRVTPGPAFSSRSLPPLPKPGLPARPRSPSMRATSTSPTVGATDALPSRSCRPPGRRPTCGISHACCLSYRGHSPCWGGGVGVRGCGGGVDGVRVGRGGVGSGASAGVIRGGVGGGDWVAVIRGGIGGGGCRGGGVNGNGGCGGGGRVGGGVNGNGGCGVGGSCLASGCVGSGAGAHSASSSSCSRAKRSCHAASASATFRASTICWKRRRVATRASINRLISTGSSVGGATPRLIRP from the coding sequence ATGGGCGCGGCGGCGGTTGCCGCTCTTCCGGGCACGACGTTTGCCTCGGCAGCCTTGGTGGTGGCGGCGCCTCACCTGGTGCAGGCCAGCTCCACTCCCTCTTCTCCGGGTTTGCTTCTCCCGGGCTCTCCTCCCTCGGGACCTCCTTTTCCGGCCTCTTACCCTCTGCTCGGGCGCGTAATCGCGGATCGCGTGACTCCTGGTCCGGCGTTCTCCAGCCGATCGCTTCCGCCTCTTCCCAAACCCGGGCTTCCGGCGCGTCCCCGGTCTCCATCGATGCGGGCCACGTCCACGTCACCGACTGTTGGTGCCACAGACGCCCTCCCATCTCGATCGTGCAGACCACCTGGCCGACGGCCGACCTGCGGAATCTCCCACGCCTGTTGCCTGTCATATCGTGGGCATTCCCCCTGCTGGGGTGGTGGTGTCGGCGTGCGAGGTTGCGGCGGTGGTGTTGACGGCGTGCGCGTCGGCCGTGGTGGCGTCGGCAGCGGCGCCAGCGCTGGCGTCATCCGTGGTGGTGTCGGTGGCGGTGACTGGGTCGCCGTCATCCGTGGTGGtatcggcggcggcggctgccgTGGCGGCGGCGTCAACGGCAacggcggctgcggcggcggtggtcgAGTCGGCGGCGGCGTCAACGGCAATGGTGGCTGCGGTGTCGGCGGTAGCTGTCTTGCCAGTGGCTGCGTGGGCTCCGGGGCTGGTGCCCACAgtgcttcctcctcctcttgcaGCCGAGCCAAACGCTCCTGCCATGCGGCCTCGGCGTCGGCGACCTTTCGCGCGTCCACCATCTGCTGGAAACGCCGCAGGGTGGCGACTCGTGCCTCCATAAATCGTCTCATATCCACCGGATCCTCGGTCGGCGGCGCGACCCCGAGGCTTATCCGTCCCTGA
- the LOC123327340 gene encoding uncharacterized protein LOC123327340, which produces MKHQNVDATIAEIRTKFWVTKMRRVMRRVISSCNECKLQRARPMPPIMGPHPEDRLDAGGWPFKYTGLDYFGALLVTVSRHKEKRWVALFTCLTTRAIHLELAHDLSTDSCIIAIRNFVCRRGPVYRLRSDNGKNFVGAEREARRFGDVFEMEKLQSELSSRSIEWVFNCPANPSEGGVWERMVQCVKRVLRHTLKEVAPRDHVLESFLIEAENIVNSRPLTHLPVDADQEAPLTPNDLLKGVANLPDTPGLDADLRKERYTRKQWRIARLLRDRFWRTWVMEYLPTLVRREKWCRRTEPIHQGDMVFVCDPALARREWRKGIVEEIYSGADGVVRRAKVRVNDNGLSKTMMRPVSKLAVLDLSEAAAEAASHHALGGRQLCHHGCLPSTGGSSSGSGSGGNNFNGSENGGGSSVVGSSVVGRSVVGSSVVGSSVVGSRGSSGISSGGSSWQVSSGGTSWQVSSGGSSWQVRGSINGSV; this is translated from the exons ATGAAGCATCAAAATGTGGATGCTACGATTGCGGAGATCCGGACAAAGTTCTGGGTCACAAAGATGAGGCGTGTGATGCGGAGAGTCATCTCATCGTGCAACGAGTGCAAGTTGCAGCGAGCGCGGCCGATGCCGCCGATAATGGGACCCCATCCGGAAGACAGACTGGATGCGGGTGGATGGCCATTCAAATACACAGGACTGGACTACTTTGGGGCACTGCTGGTGACTGTGTCCCGTCACAAGGAGAAGCGTTGGGTCGCCTTGTTTACGTGTTTGACGACAAGGGCGATTCACCTGGAGCTGGCGCATGACCTGTCGACGGATTCCTGCATAATTGCGATCAGGAACTTCGTCTGCCGTAGAGGGCCAGTATATAGACTGCGCAGCGATAACGGCAAGAACTTCGTGGGAGCTGAGAGGGAAGCCAGGCGCTTTGGTGACGTATTCGAGATGGAGAAGCTTCAGAGTGAGTTGTCCAGCAGAAGCATTGAATGGGTTTTTAATTGTCCAGCGAACCCGTCTGAGGGCGGAGTTTGGGAGCGCATGGTGCAGTGCGTCAAGAGAGTACTGCGTCATACCCTGAAGGAAGTTGCGCCGAGGGACCATGTATTGGAGAGTTTCCTGATTGAGGCGGAGAATATTGTAAACTCGCGTCCGCTCACCCACTTGCCTGTGGATGCGGACCAGGAGGCGCCGTTGACGCCAAACGATTTACTCAAGGGAGTAGCCAATCTGCCGGATACGCCTGGATTGGATGCGGATCTGCGCAAGGAGCGTTATACGAGGAAGCAGTGGAGGATTGCTCGCCTGCTACGAGACCGTTTCTGGAGGACGTGGGTCATGGAGTACCTGCCTACGCTTGTGCGCCGCGAGAAGTGGTGCCGCCGAACGGAGCCCATCCACCAGGGTGATATGGTCTTCGTCTGCGATCCTGCCTTGGCCCGACGAGAGTGGCGCAAGGGCATCGTGGAGGAGATCTACAGCGGAGCTGATGGAGTCGTCAGACGCGCTAAGGTGCGCGTGAACGACAACGGCCTATCTAAGACAATGATGCGACCCGTCTCTAAACTTGCAGTTTTGGATTTGAGTGAAGCG GCTGCGGAAGCTGCTTCTCACCATGCGCTGGGTGGCCGACAGCTCTGCCATCATGGCTGCTTGCCCAGCACGGGCGGCAGCAgtagcggcagtggcagtggtggcaacaattttaacGGCAGTGAAAACGGCGGAGGCAGCAGTGTGGTCGGCAGCAGTGTGGTCGGCAGAAGTGTGGTCGGCAGCAGTGTGGTCGGCAGTAGTGTGGtcggcagcaggggcagcagtggGATCAGCAGCGGGGGCAGCAGCTGGCAGGTCAGCAGCGGGGGCACCAGCTGGCAGGTCAGCAGCGGGGGCAGCAGCTGGCAGGTCAGGGGCAGCATCAATGGCAGCGTTTGA